From the genome of Spinacia oleracea cultivar Varoflay chromosome 2, BTI_SOV_V1, whole genome shotgun sequence, one region includes:
- the LOC130467328 gene encoding uncharacterized protein — MHVDSPRSFDHLRTVDGYKCATFQETALRLKLLEEDNAVDLCLAEAYFRHQIPSSDSKSRELIVRSVEQSLEAMGKSFRDFGLQHLNDFQDEEFRRTKDIIDALDAPIPQDCIDARNTLNQAQQDAFDSIIDHVLKGKPGAFFIDGPGGTGKTFQYNSLYEEVRLMNKIVLPTATSGIAASNIPSGRTAQSRFKIPIDSDASLACDVPKQGSLACLIKETSLIIWDEASMARKENVESLDMLLRDLCDENALFGGKLVVFGGDFRSTSLKMSGQEKIPTFLRFLLSLGNGELQIGENDLVKLPMQIVHPSEVTSDPIAELTAIAFPEIDVRRSAPGNFTTTAILTPLNEDVDVINATLIDKFPGESVMYRTFVTVLDDNSAIYPPKFIHTLYQAE; from the exons ATGCACGTGGATAGCCCGCGATCCTTTGATCATCTTCGGACTGTTGATGGTTATAAGTGTGCCACTTTTCAGGAGACAGCTTTGCGATTGAAATTGCTAGAGGAAGACAACGCTGTCGACTTGTGCTTAGCTGAAGCGT ATTTTAGGCATCAGATTCCGAGTTCTGACAGCAAGTCAAGGGAGCTCATTGTTAGATCTGTTGAGCAATCTCTCGAAGCAATGGGGAAATCATTTAGAGACTTTGGTCTACAACATTTAAATGATTTTCAAGATGAAGAGTTCAGGCGAACAAAAGACATTATCGATGCACTTGATGCACCGATACCTCAGGACTGTATTGATGCCCGTAACACATTAAACCAAGCACAACAGGATGCATTTGACAGCATTATTGACCACGTTCTTAAGGGGAAACCTGGTGCATTCTTCATAGACGGGCCCGGAGGAACAGGTAAAACCTTCCAATACAATTCTCTTTATGAAGAGGTTCGTTTGATGAACAAGATTGTCCTACCAACTGCCACATCTGGAATTGCAGCATCAAATATACCTTCTGGGAGGACTGCTCAGTCTCGGTTTAAAATACCGATAGATTCtgatgcttcccttgcttgcgATGTTCCTAAACAGGGCAGCCTTGCATGTTTAATAAAAGAAACATCGTTGATTATTTGGGACGAAGCTTCAATGGCAAGGAAAGAAAATGTTGAGTCCCTAGACATGCTTCTCCGAGACTTGTGTGATGAGAATGCCCTTTTTGGTGGCAAGCTTGTGGTTTTTGGTGGCGACTTCC GTTCAACCTCACTGAAAATGTCCGGGCAAGAGAAGATCCCTACTTTTCTGCGTTTTTTGCTTTCTCTTGGAAATGGTGAGCTGCAAATCGGCGAGAATGACCTTGTGAAATTGCCAATGCAGATAGTACACCCATCTGAGGTCACTTCTGATCCTATTGCCGAACTTACTGCAATTGCATTCCCCGAGATAGATGTTCGCAGATCCGCCCCAGGAAATTTCACAACAACGGCTATACTAACCCCCCTGAATGAAGATGTTGACGTTATCAATGCTACCCTGATAGACAAATTCCCTGGAGAATCTGTTATGTACAGGACTTTTGTTACAGTTCTCGATGATAATAGTGCGATCTATCCTCCTAAATTTATACACACCCTCTACCAGGCGGAATGA